GACCGTAGAGAAGAAAATCATAGACGCAGTTGCGGTTATTGCTAATGAAAACCGTTACCACCCTGTCTGTGATTTTCTCAATGCCCTGCAATGGGACGGAACGGAACGCATACGCTTCTGTCTGCACCGTTTTCTCGGTTCTGATACAGATGATTACACCTATGAAGCATTGAAGTTGTTTCTGCTGGGAGCTATCTCACGAGCCTTTAAGCCGGGGTGCAAATTTGAGGTAATGCTCTGCCTTGTGGGCGGTCAGGGAGCCGGAAAGTCCTCTTTCTTCCGTTTGCTTGCGGTCAATGATGATTGGTTCTCTGATGACTTGAAAAAGCTGGATGATGAAAATGTGTACCGCAAAATGCAGGGGCATTGGATTATTGAAATGTCGGAAATGATTGCAACCGCCAACGCTAAGAGCATTGAAGAAATCAAGTCCTTTCTGAGCCGCCAAAAGGAAACCTATAAGATACCCTATGAAACACATCCGGCAGACAGAAAACGACAATGTGTGTTTGGAGGTTCTTCTAATACCCTTGACTTTCTTCCCCTTGACAGAACAGGCAACCGCCGCTTCGTTCCGGTTATGGTCTATCCTGAAAGGGCTGAGGTTCATATTTTGGCAGATGAACAGGCTTCCAGAGAGTATATCAATCAGATGTGGGCAGAAGCTATGGAGATTTACAGAAGCGGCAATTTCCGTCTGAGATTCAGTCCGGCTATGAACGCTTATCTGAAAGCCCACCAAAAGGACTTTATGCCGGAGGACACAAAGGCAGGACAGATTTTAGACTATTTGGAACGCTATTCCGGCAGCATGGTCTGTTCCAAACAGCTTTATAAGGAAGCACTGGGGCATGATTATGACGAACCGAAACAATGGGAACTGCGAGAGATCAACGACATTATGAATAACGCTGTCACAGGCTGGAGGGCGTTCAGCAATCCTAGGTATTTTCCAGAGCCTTACCGCAGACAAAAAGGCTGGGAGCGTATCAGGAACGACAACGAGCCTGACAACAGCATGGATGGTTTTCAGGAAATCCCGACAGAGGAAATGGAACAGTTAGGACTTCCGGAAGAATGGTTGAAGCAAAAATAAAAGCCAATTGTCGCTTCGGTTGTCGAGCCGGTTGTCGGTCTGGTTGTCGGGCGAAAATCCCGAAAGCCTTGATATTGCGGCACTTTTCCCTCTCTGACAACCATGACAACCAATATTATAAAGAAAAAGGAAATAGTAAAAAGATAGTATCGCCCGATAAAGAAAAAAGGTTTTCTGATGTCCGTTGTCGGAACTTCGTTGTCAGACCTTTCCTTGTCGGGCTTTTTCATTCAAGGAGGAATATCGTATGACAAATATTGTGAACAGTACACTACCCACCCCAAATAACCATTCGGAGAAAAACAAACCGGATGGAGTTTTTGTGATTAAGCAAGGCAAAACAAATTATAAAGTCAAAGTGTTTTTTGACCATAGTAGCGGTTTGACTGCGGAGGACAGGTTGAAACGCATTATTCAGGCAGAAGCAGAGAGAGAATCTGCGTAAGTAATATGAAAAATATCCACGCACCCCCTTGACAAAAGCTTTCAGAGGATACCTTGTTGTCCGCAATGGAGACTGCCGGAAAAGAGAATATGCCGGAGGACGCCGAGCGAAAAGGTCTGGGGACACCGGCCACCCGTGCCGGTATTTTGGAAAAGCTGGTATCTGCCGGTTTTCTGGAACGAAAAAAGAACAGAAAAACGGTGCAGCTTCTTCCTTCCCACGATGCAGTTTCCCTTATCACAGTCTTGCCGGAACAGCTGCAATCGCCGCTTCTGACTGCCGAGTGGGAGTATCGCCTGGGCGAGATCGAGCGCAGGCAGCTTGCCCCGGAGGAGTTTTTAGACGGTATCAGTGCCATGCTGAAAGATCTGGTGGGGACTTATCAGGTCATCAAGGGAACTGAGTACCTGTTCACTCCGCCCCACGAGGTGGTGGGCAAATGCCCTCGCTGCGGTGGGGGAGTTGCAGAACTGCAAAAAGGCTTCTTCTGTCAGAATGATTCTTGCAGATTTGCAATCTGGAAAAACAACAAATGGTGGGCTGCCAAGAAAAAACAGCCGACCAAGGCCGTGGTGTCTGCGCTGCTGAACGATGGCCGTGTCCGTGTGACGGGGCTATATTCGGAGAAAACCGGCAAGACCTACGATGCCACTGTGGTTTTGGAGGACGATGGACAGTATGCTAACTTCAAGCTGGAATTTGACCAGCGGAAAGGAGGCAGCCGATGAAGCTCTCTTTAGTGGAACGGGAAACCATTCTCCTCTATAACCAGGCAGAACCAATGGCTGAGGTCTACACCCACGATCCCCGTCTGATGGAGAAGCTGGAACTGCTGGCAAAAAAGAACCCCGACCAGATCACCCGAAAGGACGCCCATAACTTTACCGTCCCCAAGCGGTGTGTATCAGTCCGGGAGCCATACAGCGCCGAGCGCCGCAAAGCTGCCAGTGAGCGTGCGAAAGCCGCCGGATACCAGCCCCCTGTGAAAAAGTCCGGCAGTTAAAGGCACATGGCAGAGAATGTATTTGAAGCAGTCAAGCAGTCGGTCAGCACCAGAGAAGCGGCAGAGTTTTATGGGATCGAGGTCAAACGAAATGGCATGGCCTGCTGTCCCTTCCACGATGATAAGAACCCCAGCATGAAGGTAGACCAGCGGTTCCACTGCTTTGGCTGCGGTGCAGATGGGGATGTGATCGACTTTACCGCAAAGCTCTTTAACCTCTCCCCAAAAGAAGCGGCGGAGAAACTGGCACAGGACTTTGGCCTGATCTATGACAGTCAGGCCCCGCCCCGCAGGAGATATGTCCGGCAAAAAACCGAGGCACAGAAGTTTCGGGAGAATCGACAGCGCTGTTATCGCGTGCTGTCCGATTACTACTATCTGCTGAAAAAATGGGAGGTCGACCGTTCTCCCAGGACACCGGAGGAAGAACCGCACCCCCGTTTTGTAGAAGCAATCCAGAAGAAAGCCTATGTAGAGTACCTGCTGGACCTTTTTCTTTATGAAAGTGAAGAAGAACAAAAGGCATGGATTGCAGAACACACAGCGGAAATCACACACTTGGAAAGGAGATTGAAAATCATGGCTGAGAATAAACCCACCAATCGAGAACGGCTAAGGGAAATCACAGATGGCATCGAGCAGGGTATCAAAGAACTGTTTGAGAGTGAAAAGTATATGCGCTATCTGTCCGTCATGTCCCGCTTCCACCGCTATTCGGTAAACAACACCATGCTCATCTATATGCAGAAGCCGGACGCCACATTGGTAGCCGGATACAATAAGTGGAAAGACCAGTTTGAGCGTCATGTAAAAAAGGGCGAGCATGGCATTACCATCATTGCCCCAACACCGTATAAGAAGAAAATCGAGGAGCAGAAGCTGGACCCAGATACCAAGGCTCCGATTCTGGATAAAGACGGAAAGATCGTCACAGAGGAAAAAGAAATTGAGATTCCCATGTTCCGCCCGGTCAAGGTCTTTGATGTGAGCCAGACCGACGGGAAACCTTTGCCGGAGCTTGCTTCCTCCCTTTCCGGCAATGTGCCAAATTATGAGGTGTTTATGGAGGCTCTGCGCCGCAGTGCGCCGGTGCCGATCACTTTTGAAGCAATGGCCGCCGATACGGACGGCTATTTTTCTGCCGATCATCAGAAAATCGCTATTCGTCAGGGCATGAGTGAGGTGCAGACAGTTTCGGCCACGGTTCATGAGATTGCCCACAGCAAGCTCCATGACCCTAAAAAATATGAAATGCTACCGTCATGGAAGGTTGTGCTGGAGAGTGAAGGTGGAACCAAGCATGATTTCAAGTTGGATTTTGCCACAGAAAAAGAAGCCGAACAGTTTGCTTCTGATATGGATTGGCGTTATGTGGACGAAAATCAGTTTGAATGGCGTCTTGCAGTTGAGGAAGATGCAACCGCAGAAAAACAGGCAATCAAAAACCGTCACACGGAAGAAGTGGAGGCTGAAAGCATCTCCTATGCAGTCTGCAAATATTTTGGCATCGAGACAGGAGAAAACAGCTTTGGCTATATTGCCAGTTGGAGTCAAGGCAAGGAGCTGAAAGAACTGAGAGCCAGTTTGGAGACCATCAACAAAACCTCCGGCACTTTGATCTCCGACATTGAGCGCCACTATAAGGAAATCTGCAAAGAGCGCGGAATCGACCCTCATGCAAAGGTAGAGCCGGAACCCGCCCCGATAGAGCAGACAGAAGATGCCGCTAAGGTATCTGATAGACAGCAGACCGGCGATCTGACCTACTATGTAGCAGAGTGCATGGAATTTCCAAACCTCGGAGAATACCACGATAACCTGTCTTTGGAGGAAGCAATCCGCATTTATCAGGAGATTCCGGCAGGACGAATGAACGGGATAAAGGGCATTGGTTTTGAGCTGAAAGACGGAAGCGACTATGAAGGACCTTTTCCGATTTTGACCGGCCAGACCATTGACCTGGACACCATCCAGGCAATCGACTATTACCGTGATAATCCTCTGGTGCAAAAAGCGGTAAAGGAATTGGCTGCGGCAATGCCGGAAATGGAAGTGCTGGGGGCGGACGCCAATCAGCAGGAGGCTTTGTTTCTGATCGACAATGCCACCTATCTTCATATCCAGCCCTGTGACAGCGGCTGGGACTATACCCTTTACGATGCCGCGTCCATGAAAGAGTTGGATGGTGGTCAGCTGGATATGCCGGAGATTTCCCGCATGAAGGCAGTTCTCCAGATTTGTGATGACAACGATTTGGGCAGAGACTCGGTAAAATACGCACCGTTGTCCATGATTGAGACCTTGCAGGAAGCTGCCTACCAGCAGATGCAGGCAGAGGCCAGTCAGATGGCTGCTTCTTCTCAGCTGCCGGAAGCACAAGAGCAGGCGCTGGATGAATACCCTATGCCTGATGAGCAGGTATCCACACCGGATATGCAGGAATACGGCTACTTCTATGATGGGATGCTCCCTGTCACCAGAGAACGGGCGCTGGAACTGGATGCCGCTGGTTTGACCGTCTATGTGCTGCATGAGGACAATACGGAGAGCATGGTGTTTGACCCGCAGGAAATCATGGATCATGGCGGTCTTTTTGGCGTGGACCGTGAGGAATGGGAGAAAAGCCCTCAGTTCCACGAAAAGGTCATGGAGCGTCAGGAACATCAGCAGGAACGCGAACAGGCATTTCTATCCCAGAACAGAGATTGCTTTGCTATCTATCAGGTGAGCCGTGACGATCCGCAGAATGTGCGCTTTATGAATCTGGATTGGTTAAAGTCCCATGACATTTCCATAGACCGCAGCAATTATGACCTCATTTACACAGCTCCGCTGAGGGAGTCTGGCACGGTACCGGAGCAGCTGGAAAAACTATATGAGCAGTTTAATCTGCAAAAGCCGGCGGATTTTCACAGTCCTTCTATGAGTGTCAGTGACATCGTTGCGATCAAGCAGGACGGTAAGGTATCCTGTCATTACTGTGACAGTGTTGGTTTTACCCAGATCCCCGGATTCCTGCCGGAAAATCCGCTGAAAAATGCGGAGATGGCCGTGGAGGACGATTACGGCATGATCGACGGTATCATCAACAATGGCGCAAAAGAGCCTACGGTGGCAGAGCTGGAACAGCAGGCCCGCAACGGTCAGCCCATTTTCCTCATGGATTTGGCTGCCGCTGCCCATCGGGAGGAACGGGAAAAGAAAAAGTCCGTCATGGAGCAGCTGAAAAGCCAGCCCAAGGCAGAACACAAAAAGATAGCGCCAAAAAAGAGTGCGGAAAGGGAGATTTGATATGGGAAACTTTACTTTTGAGGAAATGAACCTGATGTGCATTTACAATACCGGCAGCCGCACCGGACTGATCGACAGCCTGCGTGAGATGCGCGGCGAGCTGGCCCCGGAGGAAACCGAGCTGCGGGAGTTGACAGACAGCGCACTGGGCAAGCTCCAGGCCATGAGTGATGCCGAGTTTGCCGAGCTGGAGTTGTATCCGGATTTTGACCAGTAAACACCATAATCGCAGGGATGGGGTGGCAATATGCCACCCCACCTTTTTACCCCAAAACTGAAAGGAGGACAGAACACTATGCCAACCAAAGCTGAACTATATGCACAGATGGCGGAGAAGGTGACAACGCAGCTCACGGGGAGCTGGCAGGAATGGGCAGGGTTTCTCACCACTGCTTCCCGCCTTTACAAGTACCCGTTCCATGAGCAGTTGATGATCTACGCCCAGCGTCCGGACGCCACCGCCTGTGCAGAGTACGATTTGTGGAATGAAAAGATGGGCCGGTATGTAAGGCGCGGCTCCAAGGGAATTGCTCTGGTGGACGATTCCGGGGACAGGCCCCGCCTGCGCTATGTTTTTGATATTTCCGACACCGGAACCCGTGAACATTCCCGCACTCCCTGGCTGTGGCAGCTGGAGGAGCGCCATTTGGATTCGGTGCAGGCCATGCTTGAGCGCACCTATGATGTTTCCGGTGATGACCTTGCCGGACAGCTCACCGAGGTAGCCGGAAAACTGGCTGAGGAATACTGGACGGAGCATCAGCAGGACTTCTTCTATATCGTTGACGGTTCCTTTTTGGAGGAATATGATGAGTTTAACATCGGAGTACAGTTCAAGGCAGCAGCCACCGTCAGTATCACTTATGCTTTGATGTCCCGCTGTGGACTGGAACCGGAACGCTACTTCGACCACGAAGATTTCATGGCGATCTTTGATTTCAATACTCCGGCAACCATCGGAGCGCTGGGAACAGCGGTCAGCCAGATCAACCAGCAGGTGCTGCGGCAGATCGGCGTTACCGTCCGAAATGCAGAGCGCGAAGCCAACCAAGAAAGGAGCAAACAAGATGAACAATCCCATGACCTATATCCAGAACGGAGACTATCTGATTCCCGACCTGAAGCTGAGCCAGCAGCCGGAGAAACCCCTGGGCAAGTACGGCAGGATGAGGAAAACCTACCTGAAGGAACACCGTCCCATCCTCTACAACCAGATGTTGCTGAGCGAGAAGCTGTACCCGCACCTTCTGGAGATCGACGAGACCGCCCAGAGCAGACTGGAGCAGATGATGCCCCAGCTGACGAAGAAAGCGGGAGCCACCGAGGAACTGAAAGCCAGCGATCCCATGAAGTGGGTGGGGCTGATGAACACCTGCAAAGCTCAGGCCGAGGAAATCCTGATGGCGGAGCTTATCAACAGCTGACTCTAAACCTGTTCCTCTCCGAAGCGGAACAGATCCAATCCATAGATGAAGCAGAGAATGTAGCGCATACATCCTCTGCTTTTTCTTTTGCCCAAAATGACATCGACCATGTGCTGCGTTTGGGCGGCAATACAGACCGTCAAAGGGAGCGTGTGGTTGCAGCCTTTGAAAAGCAGAAAACCACCGCTGAGATTGCCGAGATACTGAAAACGCTGTACCACGGCGGCAATGGCCTTGGCAGTGTGAGCGCATGGTATGCCGAGGATGGTATCCATCTTTCCCACGGGAAGTCTGTCCGTTATGACAGGTCTGCCCAGGTCATTTCCTGGGAGAGCGCCGCAGAGCGTATCGGGGAGCTTTTGGAGAGCGGCCAGTTTGCCTCCAATGTGGAGCTTGCAGAAGTGGCAGGCTATGAACGATCCCTCCTTGCAGAAAAGCTCTGGTATCTGTATCACGATCTCAGTGAGGATGCCAGAGAAGCCGGATATTTGTCCTGCCTGTCAGAGATCAAAGGCAATGGTTTCCCGGAGGAGACCCGCCACCTGATGGAGCAGCTGAGTGAACCGGCTTTCCGCCAGACCCTCAAGGAAGAATACGCTGCCTTCTGGACTGCCTATCAGCAGGACCGTGACCTGTTGCGTTTTCACTATCATAGACCGAGGGAGATCTGGGAGAACCTGAAGGACCTTGACCTTCCACGCAGGACCTTTTCTTCAGAGCTTTCCCAAGTGCCAACCGTCCAGCACTTTATTACCGAGGATGAGATCGACGCCGCCATGACCGGCGGTAGCAGTTTTGCCGGAGGAAAAGGCCGTATCTATGCGTTCTTCATGGAAAACCATACGGATAAGGAAAAAGTGAGATTCCTCAAAGACGAGTATGGCATTGGCGGACGCTCTCATGCCCTGTCCGGCGCAACACACAGCGGCGAAGATCACGACGGGAAAGGGTTGCACTATAAAAAGCAGGACTGCCCGGATGTTCACTTGAACTGGGAAAAGGTTGCCAAGCGCATTACCTCTCTTGTCCAGAAAGGCCGCTATCTTACCGAACAGGAACAGGCGCAGTATGACAAAATCCAGGCTGAACAGGAACTGGCCGAAGAAGATGCTATTCAAGCCCAGCAGCCGGAGGTGGAGAAAGAAACGCCAAAGCCTACCCTTCGGGAGCAGTTTGAGCAGTATAAGACTGTGGTGACTGCCGCCATTTCCGAGGATGCCGCATACCGCAATGCCTGCGGGCATTCTGACCGTGAAAATGCTGTCATCGAGGGCAATGCCGCTGTGCGCCGTGCGGTCCTTGGTTCTAAGGATATGGAGCTGATTCGCCTCTATTCGGATGTGCCGGAGTTCCGACAGCGACTGCACCGGGAAGTGATCGACGAAACCTATCCAAAGCTCCATGAACTTCTGCGCCCTCTTTCTCAGGAAGATATTGATACTGCCATTTGTGCATGGAACGGCAATATCGAGAGTAAACATGCTGTCGTCCGTTATATGAAAGACCATGCAAGAGAGAAAGATACCGCTGCATGGCTGGCTCAGGAATACAGTGGCAGCAACATCCCGTTCGTTGTCCGTGCCGGAAGCCCGGAGGAAACGCAGCTGCCCTGGCCGAAGGTACAGCGCAGGCTTGCCCAGCTGATTCAGGAGGACCGGTTCTATACCGAAGAAGAACAGGAACGTTTTGACAACATCGACCCCATCGCCATCCGGGAAGCCCTGGAGGAAAGAGGGATTGTCAACGGACAGGTGGCAGACCCGGAAAAACTGGACAATGACCCATTTATCCAACAGGTGGTGTCGGATGTAGGGCAGATCGCAGATGCCGAGACAGAGCAGACTTCCAAAGTTTCCATTTCCGATGAGGAATATGACGCAGTTCGCCGCCCAATTCCGCAAAGAACCTCCTATGACCCAGCCGCCCCGGTCTATGCCGTGGGCGATACCGTGTATATCGAGGATGACGCCTATCAGATCACCGAGCTGCGGGAGGACACCGTACAGCTTCTGCCCACCGGGATGGTATATCCCATCTACCGGGCAGAGCGCAAAGAACAGTTCGAGCAGCTGCTTCGGGCAGACCGCCGCAATGCTTACTATACCGAATTTCTTCCTATTGACCCGGACAAGGCAGATCAGGACTTGCGGGATGTATTGGCTCATGGACTGATGGATGAAGCGGATAAAAAGCAGATTTTCACGCTGCTGCAATCCGGCAGGAGCAACAGCGAGATCGCCTACTGGCTGAGCAGAGCCTATTCCGGTGAGATCGAGACACTGAATCTGGAGACCGGCGATATTGCCGATTACCGTACCACGGCACAGGGCATAGAACTGGAAGTCATGGATGCAGAGGAAAAGCGTCTGGCTATGCTGTATTTCCGCTGGGATGAAGTTGCGCCTTTGCTGCGCGGGATGTATGCCCGTCAGCAGGACGGTTTTGGACAGGAACAGCCCCAACCGACTACCGAATCCCCGACCTTCCATTCCGAGACCATGGCCGTCTATCCGGGCGATAAGAACCATCTACCTTATGATGTGGTGGTGGAACAGCTGCATATCGAGGAGCCGGAGCCGCCAGCCCCTGTAACAGAGCCGGAGAAAACCTTTGAGGAAGTGTTGGATGAACACCCGGTTTCCATTCAGGTCAATGGCCAGTGGCAGACCTTTCCCAATGCCAAAGCTGCCGAGGAAGCATCTTATGAGGAATACAAGGCTAACCTGCGCCGCAATGCAAAAAACTTCCGCATTACCGATGAGCATTTGGGTGAAGGCGGTCCGAAAGCCAAGTTCCAGGCAAATGTCAATGCGATTCGTTTGCTGAAAGAGCTGGAAGCTGCCGGACAGCAGGCAAGCCCCGAACAGCAGGAGGTTCTTTCTCGATACGTGGGCTGGGGCGGTCTCTCTGATGCGTTTGACCTGGAGAAACCGGTATGGGCTTTAGAGTATGCCCAGCTAAAAGAACTGCTGACCCCGGAGGAATATGCCGCCGCCAGAAGCTCTACCCTCAACGCCCATTACACCAGCCCTACGGTCATTCAGGCCATCTATGAAGCGGTGGACCGTATGGGATTTGAGACCGGAAATATTCTGGAGCCGTCTATGGGTGTGGGCAATTTCTTTGGTATGCTGCCGGAGAAAATGCGAAACAGCCGTCTGTACGGCGTGGAGCTGGACCCTGTTTCCGGGCGCATCGCAAAGCAGCTCTATCCCAAGGCGGACATCACAGTAGGCGGCTTTGAGACCACCGATAGGCGTGACTTCTTTGACCTTGCCATCGGCAATGTACCTTTCGGTCAGTATCAGGTCAATGACAAAGCCTACAACAAGCTGAATTTCAGTATTCACAACTACTTTTTCGCCAAAGCACTGGACCAGGTGCGTCCCGGCGGCGTGGTGGCTTTTGTAACCTCCCGCTATACTATGGACGCCAAGGATTCCACCGTGCGCCGCTATCTTGCCCAGCGTGCCGAGCTGCTGGGGGCTATCCGTCTGCCGAATGACGCGTTCAAAAAGAATGCCGGTGCCGAGGTGGTATCAGACATCATCTTCCTCCAAAAGCGGGACCGCCCGCTGGACATCGTGCCGGAATGGACTCAAACCGGACAGACGGAGGACGGATTTGCCATCAACCGGTATTTTATCGACCACCCGGAAATGGTGCTGGGCAGACAGGAGCCGGTAAGCACTGCTCATGGTATGGACTACACCGTAAACCCTATCGAGGGACTGGAGCTTTCCGACCAGCTGCATGATGCGGTGAAGTATATTCATGGCACTTATCAGGAGGCAGAGCTGCCGGAGCTGGGCGAAGGCGAAGCTATTGACACCTCCATTCCTGCCGACCCCAATGTGAAGAACTATTCCTATGCCATTGTAGACGGGCAGGTGTACTACCGGGAAAACAGCCGTATGGTGCGTCCTGACCTCAACGCCACCGCCGAAGCCCGTGTAAAAGGTCTTGTGGGACTGCGTGATTGTGTGCAGGAACTGATCGACCTTCAGATGGATGCAGCGGTTCCGGACAGCACCATTCGGGAGAAGCAGTCGGAACTGAACCAGCTCTATGACAGCTTTTCTGCCAAATACGGTCTCATCAATGACCGTGCAAACCGACTGGCCTATGCAGATGATTCTTCCTATTACCTGCTCTGTGCGCTGGAAGTCATCGACGAGGACGGGAAACTGGAACGTAAGGCAGATATGTTCACCAAGCGGACCATCAAGCCCCATCAGGCGGTGGCTGTGGTGGATACGGCAAGTGAAGCACTGGCGGTGTCCATCTCGGAAAAAGCCTGCGTGGATATGGACTATATGAGCCAGCTTACCGGAAAAACAAAAGAAGCACTGGCTGGAGAACTGCAAGGCGTGATCTTCCGTGTACCGGGACAGTTGGAGCAGGACGGAACGCCTCATTATGTGACTGCTGATGAATACCTCTCCGGCAATGTACGCCGCAAACTGCGTCAGGCGCAGCGGGCCGCACAGCAGGACCCGGTTTATGCAGTCAATGTGGAAGCTCTTACCGCCGCCCAGCCCAAAGACCTGGATGCGTCGGAGATTGAGGTGCGTCTGGGCGCTACCTGGATTGACAAGGAATATATCCAGCAATTTATGTATGAGACCTTTAATACCCCGTTTTATCTCCAGCGCAGTATTGGGGTCAACTATTCGTCCTTTACCGCTGAATGGCAGATCAAGGGGAAATCTTCTGTATCCTACAACGATGTGGCAGCTTATACCACCTATGGGACCAGTCGTGCCAATGCCTACAAGATTTTAGAGGACAGCCTGAACCTGCGGGATGTCCGCATCTATGACACCATAGAGGATGCAGACGGAAAAGAGCGCCGGGTTCTGAACGCCAAGGAGACCACCCTGGCAGCTCAAAAACAGCAGGCGATCCGGGAAGCCTTTAGGGACTGGATCTGGAGAGACCCGGAGCGCCGCCAGACTTTGGTGCGCCAGTACAACGAAGAAATGAACTCTACCCGTCCCCGCGAGTATGATGGCAGCCATATCACTTTTGGGGGCATGAACCCGGCCATTACCCTGCGGGAACACCAGAAAAGCGCCATCGCCCATGTGCTGTATGGAGGAAATACCCTGTTGGCACATGAAGTGGGCGCAGGCAAAACTTTTGAGATGGTAGCTGCTTCGATGGAAGCCAAACGCCTGGGCTTATGCCAGAAATCTCTCTTTGTTGTTCCAAACCATCTGACCGAGCAGTGGGCGTCGGAGTTTCTGCGTCTCTATCCTTCCGCCAATATCTTAGTCACCACAAAAAAGGACTTTGAGACTCATAACCGAAAGAAGTTCTGCGCTCGTATTGCGACGGGTGATTATGATGCCATCATCATGGGACACAGCCAGTTTGAGCGTATCCCCATCAGCCGGGAGCGTCAGGAACGGCTTCTCTATGAACAGATCGACGAGATCACTGAGGGGATTGCAGAGGTACAGGCCAGTGGCGGAGAGCGTTTTACCGTCAAGCAGCTGGAGCGTACCAGAAAGTCTCTGGAAGCCAGACTGGAAAAGCTGCAAGCCGAGGGACGAAAAGACGATGTGGTAACCTTCGAGCAGCTGGGTGTGGATCGGCTGTTTGTGGACGAGGCCCATAACTATAAAAACCTGTTTCTATACACAAAAATGCGGAATGTAGCAGGTTTATCCACATCGGACGCGCAGAAATCCTCCGATATGTTTGCCAAGTGCCGCTATATGGATGAGATCACCGGAAACCGTGGCGTGATTTTTGCCACCGGCACCCCGGTCAGCAACTCCATGACCGAGCTTTACACCATGCAGCGTTATCTTCAGTATGAACGCCTGCAAGAACTGAACATGACCCACTTCGACTGTTGGGCTTCCCGATTTGGGGAGACCGTCACAGCATTGGAGCTGGCACCGGAAGGCACCGGCTACCGGGCAAGAACGAGATTCAGCAAGTTCTTTAACCTGCCGGAGCTGATGAACCTGTTCAAAGAAGTGGCCGACATTAAGACTGCCGATCAGCTGAACCTGCCCACCCCGGAGGTGGAATACCACAACATCGTGGCGCAGCCTACCGAACATCAGCAGGAAATGGTCAAGACCCTTTCGGAGCGCGCATCGCTGGTACACAGCGGAACCGTTGACCCGTCCCAGGACAATATGCTCAAGATTACCTCGGATGGCCGTAAGCTGGGCCTGGACCAGAGGATCGTCAACCAGATGCTGCCGGATGAACCTGGCACAAAGGTCAATCAGTGCGTGGACAACATCATGCAGATCTGGCGGGATGGCGAAGCTGACAAGCTGACCCAGCTGGTGTTCTGCGACATTTCTACACCGCAGGCAAAAGCTCTTGCAAGCAAAGCGGCGAAAACGCTGG
The sequence above is drawn from the Dorea formicigenerans genome and encodes:
- a CDS encoding SNF2-related protein encodes the protein MGGADEHLQSSGRGNPDGGAYQQLTLNLFLSEAEQIQSIDEAENVAHTSSAFSFAQNDIDHVLRLGGNTDRQRERVVAAFEKQKTTAEIAEILKTLYHGGNGLGSVSAWYAEDGIHLSHGKSVRYDRSAQVISWESAAERIGELLESGQFASNVELAEVAGYERSLLAEKLWYLYHDLSEDAREAGYLSCLSEIKGNGFPEETRHLMEQLSEPAFRQTLKEEYAAFWTAYQQDRDLLRFHYHRPREIWENLKDLDLPRRTFSSELSQVPTVQHFITEDEIDAAMTGGSSFAGGKGRIYAFFMENHTDKEKVRFLKDEYGIGGRSHALSGATHSGEDHDGKGLHYKKQDCPDVHLNWEKVAKRITSLVQKGRYLTEQEQAQYDKIQAEQELAEEDAIQAQQPEVEKETPKPTLREQFEQYKTVVTAAISEDAAYRNACGHSDRENAVIEGNAAVRRAVLGSKDMELIRLYSDVPEFRQRLHREVIDETYPKLHELLRPLSQEDIDTAICAWNGNIESKHAVVRYMKDHAREKDTAAWLAQEYSGSNIPFVVRAGSPEETQLPWPKVQRRLAQLIQEDRFYTEEEQERFDNIDPIAIREALEERGIVNGQVADPEKLDNDPFIQQVVSDVGQIADAETEQTSKVSISDEEYDAVRRPIPQRTSYDPAAPVYAVGDTVYIEDDAYQITELREDTVQLLPTGMVYPIYRAERKEQFEQLLRADRRNAYYTEFLPIDPDKADQDLRDVLAHGLMDEADKKQIFTLLQSGRSNSEIAYWLSRAYSGEIETLNLETGDIADYRTTAQGIELEVMDAEEKRLAMLYFRWDEVAPLLRGMYARQQDGFGQEQPQPTTESPTFHSETMAVYPGDKNHLPYDVVVEQLHIEEPEPPAPVTEPEKTFEEVLDEHPVSIQVNGQWQTFPNAKAAEEASYEEYKANLRRNAKNFRITDEHLGEGGPKAKFQANVNAIRLLKELEAAGQQASPEQQEVLSRYVGWGGLSDAFDLEKPVWALEYAQLKELLTPEEYAAARSSTLNAHYTSPTVIQAIYEAVDRMGFETGNILEPSMGVGNFFGMLPEKMRNSRLYGVELDPVSGRIAKQLYPKADITVGGFETTDRRDFFDLAIGNVPFGQYQVNDKAYNKLNFSIHNYFFAKALDQVRPGGVVAFVTSRYTMDAKDSTVRRYLAQRAELLGAIRLPNDAFKKNAGAEVVSDIIFLQKRDRPLDIVPEWTQTGQTEDGFAINRYFIDHPEMVLGRQEPVSTAHGMDYTVNPIEGLELSDQLHDAVKYIHGTYQEAELPELGEGEAIDTSIPADPNVKNYSYAIVDGQVYYRENSRMVRPDLNATAEARVKGLVGLRDCVQELIDLQMDAAVPDSTIREKQSELNQLYDSFSAKYGLINDRANRLAYADDSSYYLLCALEVIDEDGKLERKADMFTKRTIKPHQAVAVVDTASEALAVSISEKACVDMDYMSQLTGKTKEALAGELQGVIFRVPGQLEQDGTPHYVTADEYLSGNVRRKLRQAQRAAQQDPVYAVNVEALTAAQPKDLDASEIEVRLGATWIDKEYIQQFMYETFNTPFYLQRSIGVNYSSFTAEWQIKGKSSVSYNDVAAYTTYGTSRANAYKILEDSLNLRDVRIYDTIEDADGKERRVLNAKETTLAAQKQQAIREAFRDWIWRDPERRQTLVRQYNEEMNSTRPREYDGSHITFGGMNPAITLREHQKSAIAHVLYGGNTLLAHEVGAGKTFEMVAASMEAKRLGLCQKSLFVVPNHLTEQWASEFLRLYPSANILVTTKKDFETHNRKKFCARIATGDYDAIIMGHSQFERIPISRERQERLLYEQIDEITEGIAEVQASGGERFTVKQLERTRKSLEARLEKLQAEGRKDDVVTFEQLGVDRLFVDEAHNYKNLFLYTKMRNVAGLSTSDAQKSSDMFAKCRYMDEITGNRGVIFATGTPVSNSMTELYTMQRYLQYERLQELNMTHFDCWASRFGETVTALELAPEGTGYRARTRFSKFFNLPELMNLFKEVADIKTADQLNLPTPEVEYHNIVAQPTEHQQEMVKTLSERASLVHSGTVDPSQDNMLKITSDGRKLGLDQRIVNQMLPDEPGTKVNQCVDNIMQIWRDGEADKLTQLVFCDISTPQAKALASKAAKTLDNPLLHALEGAVPLPEQEPVFTVYDDIRQKLIAQGMPADQIAFIHEANTEVRKKELFSKVRTGQVRVLLGSTAKMGAGTNVQDRLVALHDLDCPWRPGDVGRILRTFKIKKNVEVTDNGKDNF